In the genome of Luteitalea pratensis, the window CGGTCGTGCCGCCGCCGATGTCGACAACGGCAACACCGAGCTCGCGCTCATCGGGCGTGAGCACGGCTTCGGCCGCGGCGATCTGCTCGAGCACCGTGTCCACGACGTTGACGCCGGCGCGATTCACGCACGCGATCAGGTTCTGCATCGATGCGGCGCCGCCGGTCACGATGTGGACGTTGACGTCGAGTCGCGATCCGGTCATGCCGACCGGATCGGCGATGCCTTCCTCGTCGTCGACCGCGAAGTCCTGCGGCAGCACGTGCAGGATCTCGCGGCCGTTCGGCAGCGCGAAGGCCTTGGCCGCATCGATCGCGCGGCGCACGTCCTCGCGGGTGATCTCGCGCGTCTTGCCCGAGACGGCCACCACCCCGCGGCTGTTGAAGCCCTTGATGTGGGCGCCCGACAGCGTCAGGTACACCGAGTCGATCTCGATGCCTGCGGTCAGTTCCGCCTCCTCGATCGCCTTCTTGATCGATTCGACCGCCTCCTCGAGGTTCACCACCGCGCCGCGGCGAATGCCCTTGGCATCGGCCGTGCCGATGCCGATGATCTCGACGCCGCCATCGTCGGTGACCTCACCCACGATCGCGGCCACCTTGGTGGTGCCCACGTCCAGGCCCACCAGGTAGCGTTCGTTACGAGGCACGGTGCCCTCCCACTGGTTGCCTCAGCACTTCAATGCTGCCCATCGACATCCTCTGGCTCCGCCAGCGCTTCCTCCACCGAATCCTCGACAGGGATCCGTGGCATCGACGCAAAGGTGGCCCCCGGCTTGCGGGGACGCACGTACACGCGGTTCTCGAACCGCAAATCCACCGACTCGACCTGATCGACCATCCGCGCGAGGCGGCCCTTCATGTCCAGATAGCCCTGCACCCGCTCGCCAAAGCGCTCGCGACCGACGTACAGCAGCACGGCGTCGTTCATCAGCATGACGCCGACGTTGCGGGCGTTGCGCACGTCGATCTGGGAGACCTTCGCGAGCAGGTTTGCATCACGCAGAGAGACGAGCGCCTCGGCCACGAGCGCGATTCGCGTCTCGTCGGCGACTGCCTCCTTGCCATCGCGTTCCATCAGGCCCTCGACGATCGGCAGGTCCAGCGATCGATAGCGCGGCCCGAATTCGTCGACGATGGCGCCCTGCTCGTCGATCAGCAGCAGCGAGTCACCCGATCGCGCCACGGCCATCGGCACACGTTCGGTGATCCGTACTTCGATCGTGCCCGGCAACGCACGGCGGAGACTGGCCTCGCGCACCCACGGCGACGCGAGCAGGCGCTGCCGCCACGGCTCGAGGGGCGTGGTCACGATGTTGCGACCCTTCAGGCCGTCGAGCAGGCCTTCGATCTCGCCTTCTGACAGGCGCGAGTTGCCGATCGCCCTGAGGCGGACGACGGCAAAGGCCTGGCCACTGGTCATGACCGCCTGCACGTACCAGCCCGAACCGATCAGCACGGTGGCGAAGGTTCCGACACGCAGCGCCGTCCACAGGCGCGCCCGCCACGATCGCGCGGCCCGGTGGCCGCCATCGCGGGCACGGAGCAGGCGCGGATCCCGCGTCGTGGCCGGCGGCACGCGGCGCGTGTTTCGACCCTGGGGACGTGGCGGCATCAGCCTCGCGCCTCCATCGCGTCGAGCAGGCGAGGGCCGAGCGAACCGACCGAGCCGGCGCCAAGCGTGACGATCAGATCCCCGGCGCGAGCGACCGCCGCGATCGACGCCGGCGCCTCCGGCAGCCCGCTCGTGACGTGGACGGGTCGGCCGCTGCGGCGCGTCACGGCCTCGGCCAGTACCTCGGATGTCACGCCTGGGATCGGGTCCTCACTCGCGGCGTAGATCGGCAGCAGGCAGACCTCGTCGGCCTGCGCGAGCACGTCGGCGAACTCGTCCAGCAACCCGGCCGTGCGCGTGTAGCGATGCGGCTGGAACAGCAGCACGAGGCGCCGCGACCATGCCTCGCGGCAGGCCGCGATCACGGCGGCAATCTCGGTCGGATGGTGCCCGTAGTCGTCGACGACGAGTACACCGGCCCGCTCGCCCACGACCTGCAGTCGTCGCTCCGCACCGCGGAACTCCGCAAGGCCCGACACGATCCGATCGAAGGGCAAGCCGAGTTCCAGTCCGACGCCCACCGCGGCGAGCGCGTTGCGCAGGTTGTGACGACCCGGCACGTGCAGCACGAGCGTGCCGAGGCACTCGGTCGTCCCGGCACCGTGCGTGGCACGACGCCAGACCTCACATGTCGACGTTCCGTGACTCGTGCCGATCGCGCGCGCGCCGAGCATGGCCGCGTCGTTGTCGGTCGCGTAGGTGACGACGCGGCGCGTCATGCGCGGGATGAGCCCCGTCAGCACCGGGTCGTCGACGCCGACGATCACCGCGCCGTCGAACGGCACCTTGTTGGCAAAGGCGACGAACGCGTCGAGCGCGGCCTCGAACGTGCCGTAGTGATCGAGGTGCTCGCGATCGACGTTGGTGATCACGCTGATCACCGGCGACAGTTTGAGGAACGAGCCATCGCTCTCGTCCGCCTCCGCGACGATGACGTCACCCTGCCCGAGGCGCGCGTTGCTGCCGAAGGCGCTGAGCCGGCCGCCGATGACGGCGGTCGGGTCGAGCCCGGCGCGCTCGAGCATCAGCGCCACCATCGACGTGGTGGTCGTCTTGCCGTGCGCGCCGCCGATGGCGATGCCGGTGCGGCGCAGGCGCATCAGCTCTGCCAGCATCTCGGCGCGGGCGATCACCGGCACGGCGCGACGCCTCGCCTCGACGATTTCCGGATTGTCTGGGCGTGCGGCCGACGTGACCACGACCACGTCGGCGTCGCCGATGTTGTCGCCGGCATGCCCTTCGTGCACGCGCACGCCCATCCCCGCCAGGCGGCGCGTGATGTCGGTCGTACGGGCATCGGACCCGCTCACCTGGTAACCCAGGTTGACGAGCAGTTCGGCGATGCCGCTCATGCCGATGCCGCCGATGCCGACGAAGTGGACGCGACGCGTGGGCTCGGCCATGGTCAGTGGCTCCCCTGCATCAGCGTTTCGGCGCGAGCCGCGATCACGTCGGCTGCGTCGGGCCGCGCCAGGCCGCGCGCGCGCGTGGCCATGGCGTACCGGCGTTCATCGTCGGTCAGCAGTCCGCGCAGTTCCGCCGCGAGCCGTTCGCCGGTGAGGTCCTTCTCGTCGAGCATCACCGCGGCGCCCGCCGCCTCGAGCGTCCTGGCATTGGCGCGCTGGTGATCGTCGGTGGCCTGCGGAAACGGGATCAGGATCGCCACGCGACCGGCGGCCGTGAGTTCGGCCAGCGTGGTGGCGCCGGCCCGGCACACCACCACGTCGGCTTCCGCCATCTGTTGCGGCATGTCGCCGATGAAGGCGCGGACGTCGGCCGCGACTCCAGCGTCGGCATAGCCCGCCGTCACCGCTTCGAGATCACGTTCTCCCGTCTGGTGCACGATTGAACACGTGCCCGGTATCTCACGTACGTGCGCCGCTGCCGCCACCATCGCCTGATTGATCGCGTGTGCACCCTGTGAACCTCCGAAGACGAGCACCCTTCGTTCACCACCCGCGCCCGGCCGCGGTCCGACCGCGAGGAACGCCTCGCGCACCGGATTGCCGGACACGAACCCATGGCCATGGAAGAAGCGCAGAGTCGACTCGTAGGTGACGCCAGCGGCGTCCACCAGGCGGGCCAGCCAACGATTGGCCAGGCCCGGGGTCGCGTTCTGCTCGAGTAGGAGCGTAGGAATCCCGCGCGCCGCGGCGAGCGCGACGACCGGGCCGGAGCTGTAGCCCCCCACGCCGATCACGAGATTGGGGCGACGGCGTGACAGGACCTGCCAGGCGTCGAGCGCACTCAATGGCAGCAGTCCGACGCCACGGGCGACGGCGCCCGCGCTCTTGCCCTTCAATCCCGCGCTCCGGATCAGGTCCAGTTCGAAGCCCTCCTGCGGCACGATGCGTGCCTCGATCCCGCGGGCGGTGCCGACGAAGGTCACCACGGCGCGGGGGTCCCGCTTCCTGAGTGCATGCGCCACGGCAATCCCGGGATACAGGTGTCCCCCGGTGCCGCCTCCGGCAATCACCACCTGTCGTGGCCGCGAGATGTCGGGGCGCGCGTCCACAGCCTCAGGATTCGATGGCCGCGTGCTGCGACACGTTGAGCAGGATGCCGAGCCCGATCAGGTTGACCAGCATCGACGACCCGCCCGAACTCACGAACGGCAACGGCAGTCCCTTGGTCGGCAGCAGTCCCAGGACCACGCTGATGTTGATCAGGCCCTGCACCGCCATCATCGTCGTCAGGCCGACCGCCAGGAACGCACCGAAGCGATCCTGGGCGTTGGCGGCGATGCGAAGGCCGCGCCATGCGATGACGAGCAGCGCCAGCAGCACGGCGATCGCACCAGCAAGACCGGCCTCCTCGGAAATCACCGCGAAGATGAAGTCGGTGTGCGGCTCGGGCAGGAACCGCAGCTTCTGCAGGCCCTCCATCAGGCCGCGACCCAACAGGCCGCCGGTGCCGACCGCGATCAGCGACTGGATGATCTGGAAGCCGCTGTCGAGCGGGTCGGCCCAGGGATCCAGGAATGCCAGCACGCGTGCACGACGGTATGGGACCAACCACACGAGCACGTAGAGTGCCGGCGTCGCGATCAGCGCGGAGAGGCCGATGTACTGCAAGCTCAGGCCCGCCGCAAACAGCATCGAGAACGCGACGATGCAGATCGAGACCGTGGTACCCAGATCGGGCTGATACAGGATCAGGAGCGCCATCGCGCCGAGCACCGATCCGACCGGCACCAACACGCTCTTCAGGTCGTTGATCCGCTCCATCCGGTGGCTCAGTCGCTGGGCCACGAACAGGATCACTGCCAGCTTGGCGAACTCGGACGGCTGGATCCCGATGCTGCCGACGCCGAGCCAGCGCACCGCGCCCTTGACGTTGTGCCCGGCTCCGAGCAACTTCATGGCCGCAAGGAGCAGCAGCGCGGCGAGCACGCCGCCGACGGCGGTGTTGATCACCGTCGGCTGCTGCCAGGCGCGATAATCGATGCGCATCACCACGACCATCAGCAGCGATCCCACCAGTACCCACGTGGCCTGGCGGGCCATCAGCTGCACCGGAACGGAGGTGGCATCCATCGCCTTTCCCGCGAGCGCGCTGTAGACCATCACTACGCTCACGCACACGAGGAAGAAGGCGGCTCCAAACAGCCACTTGTCTGACTTCAGCTTGCGAGCCATGACACTCCCCCTCTAAAGGCGCCACATGCTGCGCCCGAAACCTTGGGGTGCGGAACGAGATGTGAGCAGCCAGCAGTCATCAGCAGACGTACGGGCCGAGACACCGACCTCGCAGACCGGGGCAGCCTGCGTTCCCAGCGGCCTGTTCTTGACCGCGTCACGCCTGCTGATGACTGCTCACTGCTCACCCGTTCCGCACCTCCTCCTGGCCACCCGCGGCGGCCGCCAGCCGCGCCACGATGGCCTTGAACACGCGACCGCGATCGGCGTAGTCGCGAAACATGTCGAAGCTCGCGCACGCCGGCGCCAGCAGCACCACGCCGCCGTCGCGCCGTTGCGCGAGCGCGGTCACGACCGCGTCGTCCATCGAGGCCTCACGCGTCACCGGCACGAACGGCGACAACGCCTGCTCCACGAGCGGCGCGGCATCCCCGATTGCGACTACGGATCCGCGGCGCGCCCGCAGCGGCGGCCCGAGGCGCGCGAAGTCGCCGCCCTTGTACACGCCACCGACGATTGCCGTTACCGGTCCGTCGAATGCCTCGATGGCCATCGTCGCGGCGTCGACGTTGGTCGCCTTCGAGTCGTTGTAGAGCCGCGCTGCGCCGATCGTCGCGACGTACTCCAGCGCGTGCTCGAGGCCCGCGAAGCCCTCGACCGCCCGGGTCATGTCGGCGCTTGACACTCCCGCCAGATCCGCCACGGCGCACGCGGCCATGACGTTGCCGAGCATGTGGCGCCCGGTGAGGCGAACGGCCGACACCGGCACCAGCGGCTCGACCCCCTCGCCCGAATGACGACGCGCAATCGCATCGCCGGCCAGGCCGATGCCGTCCTCGGCATGGAGGTCCGCGCCAAAGGTCACGATTTGCCCGCCACCCTTCGTCGCATGCGCACGGATGCGCGCAGCGCCGGCAGGTACCACGGCCCAGTCCGCGGCCGTCTGGTTCTCGAAGATGCGTGCCTTGGCGCGCTCGTAGGCATCCTCGGTGACGTGTCGATCGAGGTGGTCCGGCGAGAAATTGAGCCAGACCGCGACGTGCGGGTGATACCGCTCGATGGTCTCGAGCTGGAAGCTGCTGGTCTCGACGACGTGCCACGTCGACGGCGTGGACGCATCGACCTGCGCCGACAGCGGCACACCGATGTTGCCGCCTACGAGCACCAGCTGCCCGGACGCCTCAATCATCCGGCCCACCAGCGTCGTCGTCGTCGACTTGCCCTTGGAGCCGGTGATCGCGATGATCGGCCCGGCCACGAACGAAGCGGCGAACTCCAGTTCGCCGATGACGCGTACTCCGCGGCCGCGCGCGGCCTGCAGCGGACCGACGTCGGCCGGCACGCCTGGGCTCACGACGACCAGGCTGGCGTCGACGGGCACGTCGTCAGGCATCGCACCGAGACAGAGCTCGACGCCGAGTGCCTGCAATTGGTCGCGTTCGGCCAGGTCCGCCTTGGCGTCGATCAGCGTCACGCTGCCGCCCTGCTGCATCACGAGACGGCTGGCTGCAAGGCCGCTGCGGCCCCCGCCCACCACCGCCACATGGCGCCCCGAGACGTCGTACGGGTTCGTCGTCATCGCAGCTTGAGGGTGGTGAGGCTGAACAGCGCGCAGACGATCGCGATGATCAGGAAGCGGGTGATGACCTTCGGCTCGCTCCAGCCAATGAGCTCGAAGTGGTGATGCAGCGGCGCCATCTTGAAGACGCGCCTGCCAGTCAGCTTGAACGAGGCAACCTGGATCACGACCGAGGCGGCCTCGAGCACGAAGACGCCGCCGACGATCACCAGCAGCAGCTCCTGCTTGATCAACAGCGCGACGGTGCCGATGGCGCCGCCGAGCGCCAGCGATCCCACGTCGCCCATGAAGATCTCGGCCGGGTAGGAGTTGTACCAGAGGAACCCGAGGCTGGCCCCAACCAGCGCGCCGCAGAAGATCGTGAGCTCGCCGGCAGGCGGGAACCGTACCAGCAGCAGGTATTGCGCGAGCACAGCGTGGCCGGTCACGTACGCCAGCGCAGTGAACGCCGCCGCCGCCACCGCGAAGGTGCTGATCGCCAGCCCGTCGAGTCCATCGGTCAGGTTGACGGCGTTGGACCACGCCACCAGCACGAACCCCGCGAAGGCGACGTAGAAGTAGCCCAGATCGGGAATCAGGTATTTGAAGAACGGAAAGATCAGCCGGGTGTTGTACAGGCCCTTGTCAGCCAGCACCAGCAGCACCACGCCGACCGTCACCGCGACGACGATCTGGCCGCCCATCTTGTAGCGCGGCAGCAGGCCGTGGTGGTTGCGGCGCGTGATTTTCAGGTAATCGTCCGCGAACCCGATCGCGCCGAATGCCAGCGTCGAGAGGACGGCGATCCAGATGTACGCGTTGGTCAGGTCGGCCCAGAGCAACGTCGGGATGATCGAGGCCGCCAGGATCAGCAGTCCCCCCATGGTGGGCGTGCCGGCCTTGGGGCGATGGCTCTCGGGGCCCTCGTGGCGAATCACCTGCCCGATCTGGAACTCACGCAGCTTGCGGATCAGCACGCCCCCGAACGCCAGGCTGATGATCAGCGCGGTGATGCTCGCGGCTGCCGTGCGGAACGTGATGTACCGCGTGACGTTGAGGATCGAGTACGTGTCGTGGAGGCGATACAGGAGGTGGTACAGCATCAGTGCCCCCCCTCCGTCAGTGCCTGCACGACCGCTTCCATGCGGATGCCGCGCGAACCCTTGACGAGTACCGCGTCGCCTTCGCGCACCAGGTTGCGGGCCAGCGCCGCAGCCGCGGTGCTGTCGGCGACGTGATGCACGACGGCCGAACCGGCCTCGCTGGCCGCATCGGCGAGGGCACGCGCGGCCGACCCACCCACC includes:
- the mraY gene encoding phospho-N-acetylmuramoyl-pentapeptide-transferase; translation: MLYHLLYRLHDTYSILNVTRYITFRTAAASITALIISLAFGGVLIRKLREFQIGQVIRHEGPESHRPKAGTPTMGGLLILAASIIPTLLWADLTNAYIWIAVLSTLAFGAIGFADDYLKITRRNHHGLLPRYKMGGQIVVAVTVGVVLLVLADKGLYNTRLIFPFFKYLIPDLGYFYVAFAGFVLVAWSNAVNLTDGLDGLAISTFAVAAAAFTALAYVTGHAVLAQYLLLVRFPPAGELTIFCGALVGASLGFLWYNSYPAEIFMGDVGSLALGGAIGTVALLIKQELLLVIVGGVFVLEAASVVIQVASFKLTGRRVFKMAPLHHHFELIGWSEPKVITRFLIIAIVCALFSLTTLKLR
- the ftsA gene encoding cell division protein FtsA encodes the protein MPRNERYLVGLDVGTTKVAAIVGEVTDDGGVEIIGIGTADAKGIRRGAVVNLEEAVESIKKAIEEAELTAGIEIDSVYLTLSGAHIKGFNSRGVVAVSGKTREITREDVRRAIDAAKAFALPNGREILHVLPQDFAVDDEEGIADPVGMTGSRLDVNVHIVTGGAASMQNLIACVNRAGVNVVDTVLEQIAAAEAVLTPDERELGVAVVDIGGGTTDFAIFERGSLWHTGVVAIGGDHFTNDIAVGLRTPVPDAEKLKRRCGCALNSMVGEDETMEVASVGGRRPRVMSRRILSQILQPRAEQVFHMLWDEIDKAGCSNSLHSGIVLTGGGAALDGMAEIAEQIFDLPVRRGVPAGANGLGDQASSPIYATAVGAVMYASRNRAPAPPTPVGLRWVLESVSSMFNNFFIGR
- the murC gene encoding UDP-N-acetylmuramate--L-alanine ligase, whose protein sequence is MAEPTRRVHFVGIGGIGMSGIAELLVNLGYQVSGSDARTTDITRRLAGMGVRVHEGHAGDNIGDADVVVVTSAARPDNPEIVEARRRAVPVIARAEMLAELMRLRRTGIAIGGAHGKTTTTSMVALMLERAGLDPTAVIGGRLSAFGSNARLGQGDVIVAEADESDGSFLKLSPVISVITNVDREHLDHYGTFEAALDAFVAFANKVPFDGAVIVGVDDPVLTGLIPRMTRRVVTYATDNDAAMLGARAIGTSHGTSTCEVWRRATHGAGTTECLGTLVLHVPGRHNLRNALAAVGVGLELGLPFDRIVSGLAEFRGAERRLQVVGERAGVLVVDDYGHHPTEIAAVIAACREAWSRRLVLLFQPHRYTRTAGLLDEFADVLAQADEVCLLPIYAASEDPIPGVTSEVLAEAVTRRSGRPVHVTSGLPEAPASIAAVARAGDLIVTLGAGSVGSLGPRLLDAMEARG
- the ftsW gene encoding putative lipid II flippase FtsW, whose product is MARKLKSDKWLFGAAFFLVCVSVVMVYSALAGKAMDATSVPVQLMARQATWVLVGSLLMVVVMRIDYRAWQQPTVINTAVGGVLAALLLLAAMKLLGAGHNVKGAVRWLGVGSIGIQPSEFAKLAVILFVAQRLSHRMERINDLKSVLVPVGSVLGAMALLILYQPDLGTTVSICIVAFSMLFAAGLSLQYIGLSALIATPALYVLVWLVPYRRARVLAFLDPWADPLDSGFQIIQSLIAVGTGGLLGRGLMEGLQKLRFLPEPHTDFIFAVISEEAGLAGAIAVLLALLVIAWRGLRIAANAQDRFGAFLAVGLTTMMAVQGLINISVVLGLLPTKGLPLPFVSSGGSSMLVNLIGLGILLNVSQHAAIES
- a CDS encoding cell division protein FtsQ/DivIB, with the protein product MPPRPQGRNTRRVPPATTRDPRLLRARDGGHRAARSWRARLWTALRVGTFATVLIGSGWYVQAVMTSGQAFAVVRLRAIGNSRLSEGEIEGLLDGLKGRNIVTTPLEPWRQRLLASPWVREASLRRALPGTIEVRITERVPMAVARSGDSLLLIDEQGAIVDEFGPRYRSLDLPIVEGLMERDGKEAVADETRIALVAEALVSLRDANLLAKVSQIDVRNARNVGVMLMNDAVLLYVGRERFGERVQGYLDMKGRLARMVDQVESVDLRFENRVYVRPRKPGATFASMPRIPVEDSVEEALAEPEDVDGQH
- the murG gene encoding undecaprenyldiphospho-muramoylpentapeptide beta-N-acetylglucosaminyltransferase — translated: MDARPDISRPRQVVIAGGGTGGHLYPGIAVAHALRKRDPRAVVTFVGTARGIEARIVPQEGFELDLIRSAGLKGKSAGAVARGVGLLPLSALDAWQVLSRRRPNLVIGVGGYSSGPVVALAAARGIPTLLLEQNATPGLANRWLARLVDAAGVTYESTLRFFHGHGFVSGNPVREAFLAVGPRPGAGGERRVLVFGGSQGAHAINQAMVAAAAHVREIPGTCSIVHQTGERDLEAVTAGYADAGVAADVRAFIGDMPQQMAEADVVVCRAGATTLAELTAAGRVAILIPFPQATDDHQRANARTLEAAGAAVMLDEKDLTGERLAAELRGLLTDDERRYAMATRARGLARPDAADVIAARAETLMQGSH
- the murD gene encoding UDP-N-acetylmuramoyl-L-alanine--D-glutamate ligase, translated to MTTNPYDVSGRHVAVVGGGRSGLAASRLVMQQGGSVTLIDAKADLAERDQLQALGVELCLGAMPDDVPVDASLVVVSPGVPADVGPLQAARGRGVRVIGELEFAASFVAGPIIAITGSKGKSTTTTLVGRMIEASGQLVLVGGNIGVPLSAQVDASTPSTWHVVETSSFQLETIERYHPHVAVWLNFSPDHLDRHVTEDAYERAKARIFENQTAADWAVVPAGAARIRAHATKGGGQIVTFGADLHAEDGIGLAGDAIARRHSGEGVEPLVPVSAVRLTGRHMLGNVMAACAVADLAGVSSADMTRAVEGFAGLEHALEYVATIGAARLYNDSKATNVDAATMAIEAFDGPVTAIVGGVYKGGDFARLGPPLRARRGSVVAIGDAAPLVEQALSPFVPVTREASMDDAVVTALAQRRDGGVVLLAPACASFDMFRDYADRGRVFKAIVARLAAAAGGQEEVRNG